In Halanaerobium praevalens DSM 2228, the DNA window GCGAGATCTAGACAATACTATTATGGTTTTTCACGAGCCTTCTTCCATTAAGAATACAAGATTTTTACAGAAAGAAAATGATGGTGAAGATGATGATCAGTGGATTTATTTACCTGATTTAGGTCGAGTTCGTAGAATTTCTGGTGGTCAAGGTGGAGATTCATTTATGGGATCTGATTTTACCTATGATGATATGAAATCTAGAGAAATTGATGATTTTGAGTATGAATTATTAAAAGAAGAAGAATATAATGGTCATCAGACTTATGTAGTTGAAGCACTTCCTAAAGATCCAGCAGAGGAACAGTATGCTAAAACTATTAGTTGGATAACTAAAGAACATTATATTCCAGTAAAAGTTGAAATGTATGATAAAGATAGTAAAGAGCTTTATAAAGAAATGAGAGTTGAAAGTGAAATTAAAAAAGTAGATGGTATTTGGACTGTTTTTGCAACTGTAATGGAAGATTTAGATAGTGGCCATAAAACTAATCTATATGTTAAACAGAGAAATAATAATTATCTTCTAGAGTATAATATGGATGTTAATGATAGAAGATTTACCCAGCAGTTCTTAAAAACAGGTAGATAAAATAGAAATTTACCCGGGGGAGGGTTTTTAGATGCGGAAAGAGATTAAAGTGTCAATGGTTATTGCTTTTGCAGTATTTGTACTCTTTGCTTTAGTTATTCCAGCAGCCGCTTTCGAAGGTGGTGGCTTTTATACAACGGAAACTAAAGATGAGAGTTTAGAGATAAGTGGAGAAATTTCACCTGAATTTAGATTATTTAGTGATGATGGTGATTTAGAAGAAAATCTTAAAGGTGATTTAGAATTTGTTTATCCAGGTCTAGAAAATGAATTTACAGTTCAGATGGATTATCAGGTGGGAGCTGTAGAAGAAATTGATTTTAATGAAGTCTACTATAAACATTATGGTACAAAATATAATGTTACTATTGGTAAAAATATAGTAATCTGGGGTAAAGGAGATAAAGTCCATGTTTTAGATAATATTAATGCAGAAGATTTAAGTGACTTTATTAACCCTGAATATAAAGAGCGTCAAATTGGAGAAGAAATGATTAAAATTGATCGCTTTTTTAGAGGTGGTAATGCAAATTTAGAATTTATTTATACACCTAATTTTACCCCTCATCGTTTTGCAAATGATCCAGATAGTCCTTTAGGCAATTGGGTTATTAATCCTTTTGCAGGCCAGTTTACTTTAAAAGAAGTTGCTAATAAAACTGGCAAAACAGAGACACAGGTTTTTGAGGATATAGAAGATTCAATTCCAGATGAGGATAATCAATTTGGTTTAAGGTTTACAGATAGCCGGGGTGGAACAGATTATGGTTTTAGTTATTATCACGGTTATTTGAGAACTCCTAGTTATGATAAAAAAGCATTTCAAAAACTTAAAAGCAGTTTAATAAAAGGAAGCCTTGATAAAAGTCTTTTTAATTCTAGTTTAAAAGCTGCTGACTTGCATTATGATGAGGTAGATATTTTTGGTTTTGAAATGGCTAGAGTAATTGCTGATATTAACAGTCGTTTAGAGCTAGCCTATTATAGAACAGATGATACTGCTGGTGATGACCCAACTATTAGAAATAATAAAATAGCCTGGGTAATTGGAGGAGATCGTGATCTTCCAATTAGTAATCTTAATTTAAATCTGCAGTTTACTGGAGAAAAAATATTAGATGATGATCAGATTGAAGATAATATAAGTTCTGGTAAGAATATAGATCTTCAGTATAATCAAGATGGAGATTATACTACTAATAGGGCTATTTTAAAATTAGAAGACAGCTATCAAAATGAAAAAATAATTCCAGAATTAACCTGGGTTTATAATTTAAAAGATCATGATTATAGTTTAAAAGCAGCAGTAGATTATGAGTTAAAGCAGGATTTAGTTTTAACTTTTGCTCATAAGATCTTTAGAGGAGATTCTGATACTCAGTTAGGAAGATTTGAAGATAATGATTATTCTTCATTTGCTTTAAAATATAGTTTTTAATTAAATGAATAAATATAATTAAATTCTCTTTAAGTTGGAATTTTGACTTTAAAAGAGAAATTCCAACTTAAAGAATCACAATTAGTAAAAAATATTAATTAATCTAAATAATAAATTGTAAAGTAGTTGACAATTTAGTTTTAGCTAGTTATAATAGTTTTGTGAACTTTTTATAAGTAACTTTAAAAGCTGAATAGCAGGAGGTGAATAATAAATGGCTCATGTAATTTCAGATGACTGTATTCTTTGTGGTGCTTGTGCACCTGAATGTCCTGTAGAATGTATTAGTGAAGGTGATACTCAGTATGAAATAGCAGCTGATGACTGTATTGATTGTGCAGCTTGTGTATCAGTTTGTCCAGTAGATGCTATTAGCCAAGCATAAGTTTATAAATTTTTACAACCGGAGATTTTTCTCCGGTCTTTTTCATATTTAAATCATTTTTCTTTAAAGAAGAGAGTAATTAAGCAGGATTAAAAGTAGTTTTAGCGAAATAATAATATACATAGGTAACTAAAAAATTAAATTAATAATTATCAAATTAAGGAGATGAGCTTTAAATGCCAGAATTAAAAAAAGTTGATCCGGAAATAGCAGCTATTATTGCAGAAGAAGAAAAAAGACAGGCTCAGAATATTGAATTGATTGCCTCAGAAAACTTTGTTAGTTCTGCTGTAATGGAAGCGGCTGGTTCAGTTTTAACTAATAAATATGCTGAAGGTTATCCTCATAAAAGATATTATGGTGGCTGTGAGGTTATTGATCAAGCTGAAGAATTGGCTATAGCAAGAGCTAAAAAGTTATTTAAAGCTGAACATGCAAATGTCCAGCCACATTCTGGTTCTCAGGCTAATCAGGCAGTTTATTTTTCTCAAGTTGAAAAAGGTGATACAATTTTAGCAATGGACTTAACTCATGGGGGTCATTTAACTCATGGTAGTCCAGTTAATATGTCAGGTAGTTATTATAATTTTGTTCATTATGGAGTTACAAAAGAAAAAGAAATTATTGATTATGATCAAGTACAGGCTCTAGCAGATGAATATCAACCAGAATTGATAGTTGCAGGAGCAAGTGCTTATCCAAGAGTAATTAATTTTAAAAGATTTAAACAAATTGCTGATTCAGTTGGAGCTAAATTAATGGTAGATATGGCTCATATCGCAGGATTAGTAGCTGCTGGTCTCCATCCTAATCCAGTAGAAGTTGCTGATTTTGTGACAACAACCACTCATAAAACCTTAAGAGGGACTAGAGGTGGAATGATTCTCTGTAAACAGGAATATGCTAAAGCAATAGATAAAGCTATTTTCCCAGGTCTACAGGGAGGACCGTTAATGCATATTATTGCAGCTAAAGCAGTTGCTTTTAAAGAAGCTTTAACTCCAGAATTCAATAATTATCAACAACAAATAATTGATAATGCTCGTGCTTTAGCACAAGCATTAAAAAATTATGGTTTGCGTCTTGTATCTGGTGGTACAGATAATCATTTAATGTTAGTAGATTTAAATAATCTTGAGTTAACTGGAAAAGAAGCAGAGACAGTTTTAGATAAAATTGGTATTACAGTTAATAAAAATACTATTCCATTTGAAACTAAAAGTCCTTTTGTTACAAGTGGAATTAGAATTGGAACACCAGCAATTACAACCCAAGGTATGAAAGAAAAAGATATGGAAAAAATAGCTAAATTTATTTTTGACGCTTTAAAAAATATTGAGCAAGAAGAAAAATTAAAATCTTTGAAAAAAGAAGTATATGCTTTTTCAGCTAAGTTCAAAAATTAATGATAACAATAGTAAACTAGGTCGGGGAAACCCGGCCATTTTTTAAAATATAAGATTATAAGAAAATAAAGGTGGTAAAAATGAAAACTAAAATGATCGTTTTTGATTTAGATGGAACTTTATTAAATGATGAACATCAACTTGACTCTAAAACTATTGCAGCTATCAAGTTGCTGAGAAAAAAAGGTATTAAGACAATGATTGCAACTGGAAGAATGTATTGTTCAGCTCAGCCTCATATTGAAAAGTTAGAAATAAAAGAACCAGCTATCACTTATAATGGAGCTTTAGTTGTTAATCCTGAAAATCAGGAATCTATTTTTCATGCTCCAATTCC includes these proteins:
- the glyA gene encoding serine hydroxymethyltransferase; amino-acid sequence: MPELKKVDPEIAAIIAEEEKRQAQNIELIASENFVSSAVMEAAGSVLTNKYAEGYPHKRYYGGCEVIDQAEELAIARAKKLFKAEHANVQPHSGSQANQAVYFSQVEKGDTILAMDLTHGGHLTHGSPVNMSGSYYNFVHYGVTKEKEIIDYDQVQALADEYQPELIVAGASAYPRVINFKRFKQIADSVGAKLMVDMAHIAGLVAAGLHPNPVEVADFVTTTTHKTLRGTRGGMILCKQEYAKAIDKAIFPGLQGGPLMHIIAAKAVAFKEALTPEFNNYQQQIIDNARALAQALKNYGLRLVSGGTDNHLMLVDLNNLELTGKEAETVLDKIGITVNKNTIPFETKSPFVTSGIRIGTPAITTQGMKEKDMEKIAKFIFDALKNIEQEEKLKSLKKEVYAFSAKFKN
- a CDS encoding DUF362 domain-containing protein produces the protein MAHVISDDCILCGACAPECPVECISEGDTQYEIAADDCIDCAACVSVCPVDAISQA
- a CDS encoding outer membrane lipoprotein-sorting protein; this translates as MKNKIKIISICLIALFIVSSLTMAAAAVDGREVMEKVDERDTGESRHALMGMDLIDASGDVRPRVLEVWSQKVDFERDLDNTIMVFHEPSSIKNTRFLQKENDGEDDDQWIYLPDLGRVRRISGGQGGDSFMGSDFTYDDMKSREIDDFEYELLKEEEYNGHQTYVVEALPKDPAEEQYAKTISWITKEHYIPVKVEMYDKDSKELYKEMRVESEIKKVDGIWTVFATVMEDLDSGHKTNLYVKQRNNNYLLEYNMDVNDRRFTQQFLKTGR
- a CDS encoding DUF1302 family protein; its protein translation is MRKEIKVSMVIAFAVFVLFALVIPAAAFEGGGFYTTETKDESLEISGEISPEFRLFSDDGDLEENLKGDLEFVYPGLENEFTVQMDYQVGAVEEIDFNEVYYKHYGTKYNVTIGKNIVIWGKGDKVHVLDNINAEDLSDFINPEYKERQIGEEMIKIDRFFRGGNANLEFIYTPNFTPHRFANDPDSPLGNWVINPFAGQFTLKEVANKTGKTETQVFEDIEDSIPDEDNQFGLRFTDSRGGTDYGFSYYHGYLRTPSYDKKAFQKLKSSLIKGSLDKSLFNSSLKAADLHYDEVDIFGFEMARVIADINSRLELAYYRTDDTAGDDPTIRNNKIAWVIGGDRDLPISNLNLNLQFTGEKILDDDQIEDNISSGKNIDLQYNQDGDYTTNRAILKLEDSYQNEKIIPELTWVYNLKDHDYSLKAAVDYELKQDLVLTFAHKIFRGDSDTQLGRFEDNDYSSFALKYSF